One window of the Drosophila miranda strain MSH22 chromosome Y unlocalized genomic scaffold, D.miranda_PacBio2.1 Contig_Y4_pilon, whole genome shotgun sequence genome contains the following:
- the LOC117194937 gene encoding uncharacterized protein LOC117194937 isoform X2, with amino-acid sequence MVTEPKSVEPKVSTKEAQCQSSDCETSQQEPVSQVSSPKGARVGIFNAEDFLSRAQMNDKINNILRSPTKPPNGVRQRSVYTNNPSPQASLRVGMTGGQPSQRMSNISLSSGTDSVGHMDRGSSSSLASSATVGTYTITSGISKECANYHVGSQSARPYVQLPGIHNSNPPQYGPGNMQEIDAGKMAHNGKALTGRYNATPTYGFDNEQNYGLLPSPMPPPPYALARVSSTRNFELENHTPPACPGSGPIAMTNGTIQLRLRDGVRIDMTLDKAVRVLNQRSMVAVALSRNCSNSALIHPNGRILQSGAKVEIVTYDGMKGNNFVRYAKMWYKGVSFTSEACALIYLVDTAGTRTTTDTYTDLTKDYTLAVFYDDSRHGPSYMAEAHDVIANSAYTCTEDGTEIYDINGFRITQAADGLVKVTRVDNKCLIRTSPGNGSATLTTPGIHCTASLGKTSHLFVRRNEKRMHFDGSCFIVRNAGQSAGFNENNLLIVY; translated from the exons atggtcaccgagccgaagtccgttgagcccaaggtcagcaccaaggaggcgcagtgccagtcatcggactgcgagacttcccagcaggagccggtctcgcaagtaagcagcccgaagggcgcccgtgtggggatcttcaatgccgaggacttcttgtcgcgtgctcagatgaacgacaaaatcaacaacatcttgcgctcgcccaccaagccgcccaacggggtgcgccagcgctccgtctacaccaacaacccatcgccg CAAGCAAGCTTGCGTGTCGGCATGACTGGGGGGCAGCCGTCCCAACGCATGAGCAACATCTCGCTGTCCTCCGGCACGGACTCCGTAGGCCACATGGatcgcggcagcagctccagtctcGCTAGCAGCGCCACAGTTGGCACCTACACCATCACCAGCGGCATTTCCAAGGAGTGCGCCAATTACCATGTCGGCAGTCAGTCGGCCCGTCCGTACGTCCAACTGCCGGGCATACACAATTCCAACCCTCCCCAGTACGGGCCAGGGAATATGCAGGAAATAGACGCTGGCAAAATGGCGCACAACGGCAAGGCACTCACAGGGCGCTacaatgccacgcccacctatgGCTTCGACAACGAGCAGAACTACGGCCTG TTGCCGTCTCCAATGCCCCCTCCACCATACGCCTTGGCACGCGTGAGCAGCACACGCAACTTCGAGCTCGAGAACCACACACCGCCGGCATGTCCCGGCTCTGGACCCATTGCCATGACGAACGGCACCATCCAGTTGCGCCTCCGCGATGGCGTGCG CATTGACATGACTCTGGACAAGGCGGTGCGCGTGCTCAATCAGCGCAGCATGGTGGCAGTTGCTCTATcacgcaactgcagcaactcggctttgatccaccccaatggacgcatcttgcagagcggcgctaaagtcgaaatagtcacctacgacggcatgaagggcaataactttgT TCGCTATGCCAAGATGTGGTACAAGGGTGTGAGCTTCACCAGCGAGGCGTGCGCTCTCATCTACCTGGTGGACACAGCCGGGACGCGCACCACAACCGACACTTACACCGATCTGACCAAGGACTACACCCTGGCAGTGTTCTATGA CGACTCGCGGCATGGTCCCTCTTATATGGCTGAAGCCCATGACGTGATTGCCAATTCAGCTTACACCTGTACCGAGGATGGCACTGAGATCTATGACATAAACGGATTTCGCATCACCCAGGCAGCCGATGGCCTGGTGAAGGTCACTCGTGTGGACAACAAGTGCTTGATTCGCACCAGTCCCGGCAATGGATCGGCCACTTTGACCACACCTGGCATCCATTGCACTGCCTCTCTGGGCAAGACCTCGCATCTGTTTGTTCG TCGCAATGAGAAGCGCATGCACTTCGATGGATCCTGTTTCATTGTACGCAACGCCGGACAATCCGCCGGCTTCAATGAGAACAACCTGCTCATTGTCTACTGA
- the LOC117194937 gene encoding uncharacterized protein LOC117194937 isoform X1 gives MVTEPKSVEPKVSTKEAQCQSSDCETSQQEPVSQVSSPKGARVGIFNAEDFLSRAQMNDKINNILRSPTKPPNGVRQRSVYTNNPSPQASLRVGMTGGQPSQRMSNISLSSGTDSVGHMDRGSSSSLASSATVGTYTITSGISKECANYHVGSQSARPYVQLPGIHNSNPPQYGPGNMQEIDAGKMAHNGKALTGRYNATPTYGFDNEQNYGLNSQQLPSPMPPPPYALARVSSTRNFELENHTPPACPGSGPIAMTNGTIQLRLRDGVRIDMTLDKAVRVLNQRSMVAVALSRNCSNSALIHPNGRILQSGAKVEIVTYDGMKGNNFVRYAKMWYKGVSFTSEACALIYLVDTAGTRTTTDTYTDLTKDYTLAVFYDDSRHGPSYMAEAHDVIANSAYTCTEDGTEIYDINGFRITQAADGLVKVTRVDNKCLIRTSPGNGSATLTTPGIHCTASLGKTSHLFVRRNEKRMHFDGSCFIVRNAGQSAGFNENNLLIVY, from the exons atggtcaccgagccgaagtccgttgagcccaaggtcagcaccaaggaggcgcagtgccagtcatcggactgcgagacttcccagcaggagccggtctcgcaagtaagcagcccgaagggcgcccgtgtggggatcttcaatgccgaggacttcttgtcgcgtgctcagatgaacgacaaaatcaacaacatcttgcgctcgcccaccaagccgcccaacggggtgcgccagcgctccgtctacaccaacaacccatcgccg CAAGCAAGCTTGCGTGTCGGCATGACTGGGGGGCAGCCGTCCCAACGCATGAGCAACATCTCGCTGTCCTCCGGCACGGACTCCGTAGGCCACATGGatcgcggcagcagctccagtctcGCTAGCAGCGCCACAGTTGGCACCTACACCATCACCAGCGGCATTTCCAAGGAGTGCGCCAATTACCATGTCGGCAGTCAGTCGGCCCGTCCGTACGTCCAACTGCCGGGCATACACAATTCCAACCCTCCCCAGTACGGGCCAGGGAATATGCAGGAAATAGACGCTGGCAAAATGGCGCACAACGGCAAGGCACTCACAGGGCGCTacaatgccacgcccacctatgGCTTCGACAACGAGCAGAACTACGGCCTG AATTCCCAACAGTTGCCGTCTCCAATGCCCCCTCCACCATACGCCTTGGCACGCGTGAGCAGCACACGCAACTTCGAGCTCGAGAACCACACACCGCCGGCATGTCCCGGCTCTGGACCCATTGCCATGACGAACGGCACCATCCAGTTGCGCCTCCGCGATGGCGTGCG CATTGACATGACTCTGGACAAGGCGGTGCGCGTGCTCAATCAGCGCAGCATGGTGGCAGTTGCTCTATcacgcaactgcagcaactcggctttgatccaccccaatggacgcatcttgcagagcggcgctaaagtcgaaatagtcacctacgacggcatgaagggcaataactttgT TCGCTATGCCAAGATGTGGTACAAGGGTGTGAGCTTCACCAGCGAGGCGTGCGCTCTCATCTACCTGGTGGACACAGCCGGGACGCGCACCACAACCGACACTTACACCGATCTGACCAAGGACTACACCCTGGCAGTGTTCTATGA CGACTCGCGGCATGGTCCCTCTTATATGGCTGAAGCCCATGACGTGATTGCCAATTCAGCTTACACCTGTACCGAGGATGGCACTGAGATCTATGACATAAACGGATTTCGCATCACCCAGGCAGCCGATGGCCTGGTGAAGGTCACTCGTGTGGACAACAAGTGCTTGATTCGCACCAGTCCCGGCAATGGATCGGCCACTTTGACCACACCTGGCATCCATTGCACTGCCTCTCTGGGCAAGACCTCGCATCTGTTTGTTCG TCGCAATGAGAAGCGCATGCACTTCGATGGATCCTGTTTCATTGTACGCAACGCCGGACAATCCGCCGGCTTCAATGAGAACAACCTGCTCATTGTCTACTGA
- the LOC117194922 gene encoding proline-rich receptor-like protein kinase PERK10, with the protein MSVDVFVPPGRNVNAFFRTFREAAEPIDYRSEPAAPARASPPHAEARPPTPASDPPRCPNPPEESAAATPPHAEARPQTPASDPPRCPNPPEESAAATPPHAEARPPTPASDPPRCPNPPEGSAATTPTHAEAPHAEAAQGPPTEWPTGATEEGNAAPVRQAELTEPEEQWETGPDSGYPTMTLRRVKQPVAEETAPTPQTGE; encoded by the coding sequence ATGTCCGTAGACGTCTTTGTCCCTCCCGGCCGGAATGTCAACGCGTTCTTCAGGACATTCCGAGAAGCCGCGGAACCAATCGACTACCGCTCCGAACCGGCCGCCCCAGCCAGGGCAAGCCCCCCGCACGCCGAAGCGCGACCACCAACGCCCGCATCGGATCCTCCCCGATGCCCCAATCCTCCCGAAGAGTCAGCGGCGGCCACGCCCCCGCACGCCGAAGCGCGACCGCAAACGCCCGCATCGGATCCTCCCCGATGCCCCAATCCTCCCGAAGAGTCAGCGGCGGCCACGCCCCCGCACGCCGAAGCGCGACCGCCAACGCCCGCATCGGATCCTCCCCGATGCCCCAATCCTCCAGAAGGGTCAGCGGCGACCACACCAACGCACGCCGAAGCGCCCCACGCGGAGGCAGCGCAAGGCCCTCCCACTGAATGGCCCACCGGGGCTACAGAAGAGGGAAACGCCGCTCCGGTTCGACAAGCGGAGTTGACCGAACCGGAGGAGCAGTGGGAAACGGGGCCGGACAGCGGGTACCCCACCATGACCCTACGGAGGGTAAAACAACCCGTTGCGGAGGAGACGGCGCCGACCCCCCAAACTGGGGAGTAG